A window of the Halopseudomonas phragmitis genome harbors these coding sequences:
- a CDS encoding MBL fold metallo-hydrolase, whose amino-acid sequence MAHPPRVLFDNGVHKVLCFDQLVTGDGIQSNQFLIIDHDQHALLDPGGDLTYMPLSLAVSQHIPLQDLTYVFASHQDPDIIASLDKWFLHTRCKVVCSRLWARFLPHLSAGYLTARHGVSTMERMIAVPDRGQTIPLGETMIKALPAHFLHSVGNLQFFDPVSGILFSGDMGASMVDDAEPVTDFAAHVPSMEGFHRRYMAGNKACRLWANMIRTLNPSMIVPQHGRPFVGPAMIKAFLDWISQLQCGMDLLEQEDYRIP is encoded by the coding sequence ATGGCCCATCCTCCGCGCGTGCTGTTCGACAATGGTGTGCACAAGGTACTGTGCTTCGACCAGTTGGTGACCGGTGACGGCATCCAGTCCAACCAGTTTCTGATTATCGATCATGATCAGCACGCTCTGCTTGATCCGGGCGGCGATCTGACCTACATGCCTCTGTCGTTGGCAGTCAGCCAGCATATTCCGTTACAGGATCTGACCTATGTGTTTGCCTCGCACCAGGATCCGGACATCATTGCTTCTCTGGACAAGTGGTTTTTGCATACTCGCTGCAAGGTGGTCTGTTCGCGGCTGTGGGCGCGCTTTCTGCCGCACCTGTCTGCCGGCTATCTGACCGCCAGGCACGGGGTTAGCACCATGGAGCGGATGATCGCGGTACCGGATCGTGGTCAGACCATTCCGCTGGGCGAAACCATGATCAAGGCTTTGCCAGCGCATTTTCTCCACTCGGTGGGCAATCTGCAGTTCTTCGATCCGGTCAGCGGCATTCTGTTTTCCGGCGATATGGGCGCCTCAATGGTCGATGATGCCGAACCGGTAACCGACTTCGCCGCCCATGTGCCCAGCATGGAGGGCTTTCACCGGCGCTACATGGCTGGCAACAAGGCCTGCCGGTTGTGGGCCAACATGATCCGCACTCTCAACCCGTCGATGATCGTGCCGCAGCACGGGCGGCCGTTCGTCGGGCCTGCTATGATCAAGGCGTTCCTCGACTGGATCAGCCAATTGCAGTGTGGCATGGATCTGCTCGAGCAGGAGGATTACCGGATTCCCTAA
- a CDS encoding GNAT family N-acetyltransferase: MTDAALALDTQDNRHLQTELVKDHATLKEALALRFKVFSEECGASLPNADSGLDQDSFDLHCEHLVVRDQFSGQVVATTRLLDSQRARHAGGFYSEGEFQLIGLGELRGDVLEIGRTCVHPDYRNGATIGVLWAGLAQLMNERQYGYLMGCASIGMGDGGIQAHAIMQRLRERYLCRDWLNAIPRLPIPERDLPANVTAQLPPLLKAYMRLGAKICGEPCWDPEFNVADVFILLRREQLCPRYARHFKAV; the protein is encoded by the coding sequence ATGACAGATGCTGCGCTCGCGTTGGACACACAGGACAATCGTCACCTGCAGACCGAACTGGTCAAAGACCATGCCACCCTCAAAGAAGCGCTGGCACTGCGTTTCAAGGTCTTCAGCGAGGAATGCGGGGCCAGCCTGCCCAATGCCGACAGCGGCCTGGATCAGGACAGCTTCGACCTGCACTGCGAGCATTTGGTCGTGCGCGATCAGTTCAGCGGCCAGGTGGTCGCCACCACTCGCCTGCTAGACAGCCAGCGGGCTCGCCATGCCGGTGGTTTCTATAGTGAAGGCGAGTTCCAACTGATCGGTCTTGGTGAACTGCGCGGCGATGTCCTTGAGATCGGTCGGACCTGCGTTCACCCCGACTACCGCAATGGCGCTACCATCGGAGTACTGTGGGCCGGGCTGGCACAACTGATGAACGAGCGCCAGTACGGCTACCTGATGGGCTGCGCCAGCATCGGCATGGGCGATGGCGGGATTCAGGCTCACGCCATCATGCAGCGACTGCGCGAGCGCTACCTGTGCCGCGATTGGCTCAACGCCATACCGCGCCTGCCAATCCCCGAGCGCGACCTGCCGGCCAACGTCACTGCTCAGTTGCCGCCGCTGCTCAAGGCCTACATGCGCCTGGGCGCCAAGATCTGCGGCGAGCCCTGCTGGGATCCCGAGTTCAACGTTGCCGACGTGTTCATTCTGCTGCGCCGTGAACAGCTGTGCCCACGCTACGCCCGACACTTCAAGGCGGTATGA
- a CDS encoding lysophospholipid acyltransferase family protein: MGVKRSWRALCVAGWILTGLLLATWTALLQPFNPRWLAAHRQRLTRHWMRTLIRLLPLRIRCHGTPPNGTTLWVSNHVSWLDIVVLGAQAPVHFLSKAEVRHWPVIGWLAAAAGTLFIKRGQGSGSQLQEQLSHALNQGRSLVLFAEGTTTAGDQVRTFHARMLACAQTTGTPVQPVAIAYRYNGQRDQYAPFIGDDEFTRHLWRLLGCPGVIEVEVYFLPLLASQGNERNQLARQAQSAVAQALGLPDSSARKSGSDFKAAA; the protein is encoded by the coding sequence ATGGGCGTGAAACGTAGCTGGCGAGCCTTGTGCGTTGCCGGGTGGATTCTGACCGGGCTGTTACTGGCCACCTGGACAGCCCTGCTGCAACCGTTCAACCCTCGTTGGCTGGCAGCTCATCGTCAACGTCTGACCCGCCATTGGATGCGTACGCTCATCCGCCTGCTACCTCTGCGCATCCGCTGCCACGGCACGCCGCCCAACGGCACCACGCTTTGGGTCAGCAACCATGTGTCCTGGCTCGATATCGTGGTACTCGGCGCCCAGGCGCCGGTGCACTTTCTGTCCAAGGCCGAAGTTCGCCATTGGCCGGTAATCGGCTGGCTGGCGGCTGCGGCCGGCACCCTGTTCATCAAGCGCGGCCAGGGCAGCGGCTCGCAGTTGCAGGAGCAGTTGAGCCACGCGCTGAATCAGGGCCGCAGTCTAGTGCTGTTTGCCGAAGGCACGACCACCGCCGGCGATCAGGTGCGAACCTTCCACGCCCGCATGCTGGCCTGCGCTCAGACTACCGGCACCCCGGTTCAACCGGTGGCCATCGCCTACCGCTACAACGGTCAACGTGACCAGTACGCGCCCTTTATCGGTGACGACGAGTTCACCCGCCATCTGTGGCGGCTGCTCGGCTGCCCCGGTGTGATTGAGGTTGAAGTGTATTTTCTGCCGCTGCTGGCCAGCCAGGGCAACGAGCGCAACCAACTGGCCCGCCAGGCCCAGTCGGCAGTAGCTCAGGCGTTGGGGCTGCCCGACAGCAGCGCGCGCAAATCCGGATCGGATTTCAAGGCCGCCGCCTGA
- a CDS encoding acyl carrier protein phosphodiesterase: MNFLAHLLLGPPQPQQALGSLLGDFVKGPVANLALPPAVREGVWLHRRIDVFTDSHPLVLASKARVSSERRRFAGIMVDMFYDHLLARHWARFSAQPIEHFTQQMYAGLLAQQALIPEHAWPVIQRMAEQDWLSSYAELEQLERALTNMGRRLRRDNRLAGSVLELERDYGGFEADFLAFMPEVIDYAATQAAALKSDPDLRALLSGSPNA, translated from the coding sequence ATGAACTTCCTCGCCCATCTGCTGTTGGGGCCGCCTCAGCCCCAGCAGGCGCTGGGCAGCTTGCTGGGCGATTTCGTCAAGGGACCGGTGGCGAACCTGGCCCTGCCGCCTGCGGTGCGTGAAGGGGTCTGGCTGCACCGGCGGATCGATGTCTTTACCGACAGCCATCCGCTGGTTCTGGCCAGTAAGGCTCGAGTCAGCAGCGAGCGGCGGCGGTTTGCCGGGATCATGGTCGACATGTTCTACGATCACCTGCTGGCAAGGCACTGGGCGCGCTTTTCAGCCCAGCCGATCGAGCATTTCACCCAGCAGATGTATGCCGGCTTACTGGCCCAACAGGCGCTGATCCCCGAGCATGCCTGGCCGGTGATCCAGCGTATGGCCGAGCAGGACTGGCTGAGCAGTTATGCCGAGCTGGAGCAGTTGGAACGAGCCCTGACCAATATGGGGCGGCGTTTGCGCCGCGACAACCGGCTGGCCGGCTCGGTGCTCGAGCTGGAGCGGGACTACGGCGGATTCGAGGCTGACTTTCTGGCGTTCATGCCCGAGGTTATCGACTATGCTGCCACTCAGGCGGCGGCCTTGAAATCCGATCCGGATTTGCGCGCGCTGCTGTCGGGCAGCCCCAACGCCTGA
- a CDS encoding NAD-dependent epimerase/dehydratase family protein: MRILVTGASGFIGGRFAAHALSLGYEVRCSGRRAEPLSWLKQRGAECLAGDLLDPGFSERLAEGCEVIVHCAGAVGTWGPYSYFHDANVRTTEHVLAAALRSKVRRLVHLSSPSMYFDGRDHRDITEDFVPPRFFDHYGATKYLAEQKVFAAGRQGLEVIALRPRFVIGAGDTAIFPRLLRAHQSGRLKIIGRGENQVDLTPVENLNLALDLAIRAPEAALGQAYNISNGEPVAFWPTFNRLLERLGMPALTRHVPYPLAYGMACLAEWRAHLTPGQPEPAILRLGMAVMARDFNLNIDAARAQLGYQPQVSVADGLEAFARWWEAGMPAGLESAWSSNERAGHALG, encoded by the coding sequence ATGCGAATTCTGGTAACCGGAGCCAGTGGTTTTATCGGTGGTCGCTTTGCGGCGCATGCCCTGAGTCTGGGCTATGAGGTACGTTGCAGCGGACGCCGGGCCGAGCCGCTGAGCTGGCTCAAGCAGCGTGGCGCCGAGTGCCTGGCGGGCGACCTGCTGGATCCGGGATTCTCCGAGCGCCTGGCTGAGGGATGCGAGGTCATCGTGCATTGCGCCGGTGCGGTGGGCACCTGGGGCCCTTACAGTTATTTTCACGATGCCAATGTACGCACGACCGAGCATGTGTTGGCCGCCGCGCTGCGTAGCAAGGTACGCCGCCTGGTGCATTTGTCGTCACCGTCGATGTATTTCGATGGTCGTGATCACCGCGATATTACCGAAGACTTCGTCCCGCCCCGGTTTTTCGACCATTACGGGGCCACCAAGTATCTGGCCGAACAGAAGGTCTTCGCTGCCGGGCGTCAGGGGCTCGAAGTGATTGCCTTGCGGCCGCGATTCGTGATTGGTGCTGGCGACACGGCCATCTTTCCACGTTTGCTGCGGGCTCATCAAAGCGGGCGTCTGAAGATCATTGGCCGTGGTGAGAATCAGGTTGACCTGACGCCGGTGGAAAACCTCAATCTGGCTCTGGATCTGGCCATACGCGCACCCGAAGCGGCGTTGGGGCAAGCCTACAACATCAGCAATGGCGAGCCGGTGGCGTTCTGGCCGACTTTCAATCGTTTGCTGGAGCGTCTTGGCATGCCAGCATTGACCCGTCATGTACCCTATCCGTTGGCTTACGGCATGGCCTGCCTGGCCGAATGGCGTGCGCACCTGACTCCTGGTCAGCCTGAGCCGGCTATCCTGCGGCTGGGGATGGCGGTCATGGCGCGTGATTTCAATCTGAACATCGACGCCGCGCGGGCGCAGTTGGGTTATCAACCTCAGGTCAGTGTGGCTGATGGGCTTGAGGCCTTTGCCCGCTGGTGGGAAGCCGGAATGCCGGCTGGCCTGGAAAGTGCCTGGAGTAGCAACGAGCGTGCAGGCCATGCGCTGGGTTAG
- a CDS encoding LysR family transcriptional regulator ArgP — protein MLDYKLLAALAAVIEQGGFERAAQMLGLSQSAVSQRVKLLEARVGAPVLIRLNPPQATEVGQRLLNHVQQVRLLERDLREAVPMAGEDDLPPRLRIALNADSLATWWAQAVAELSIREALQFELVVDDQDVGLRRMRAGEVAGCVCASAQPVAGARVLALGNMRYLAVASPEFIARYFADGVSQTALRRAPAIVFGPDDQLQHRFLSGLDYGGEFRYHLCPSSEGFVRLLSAGMGWGMVPALQIPVELASGALRELVPGAVVDVPLYWHYWRHGGRLLDTLTAELAQRASALLAAGQG, from the coding sequence ATGCTGGATTACAAGTTGTTGGCTGCCCTGGCGGCGGTGATCGAGCAAGGTGGGTTTGAGCGGGCGGCCCAGATGCTGGGGCTTTCACAATCAGCGGTGTCACAGCGGGTCAAGTTGCTGGAGGCACGGGTCGGCGCTCCGGTGCTGATACGCCTGAATCCACCCCAGGCCACCGAAGTCGGGCAGCGTTTGCTCAACCATGTGCAGCAGGTGCGGTTGCTGGAGCGCGACTTGCGCGAGGCTGTCCCTATGGCTGGTGAAGACGATCTGCCGCCACGCCTGCGCATTGCCTTGAATGCCGACAGCCTGGCCACCTGGTGGGCCCAGGCGGTTGCCGAGTTGAGTATTCGTGAAGCCTTGCAGTTCGAGTTGGTGGTCGATGACCAGGATGTCGGGTTGCGGCGCATGCGTGCCGGTGAGGTGGCCGGCTGCGTATGCGCCAGTGCCCAGCCGGTGGCTGGCGCCCGGGTGTTGGCCTTGGGGAATATGCGTTATCTGGCGGTGGCCAGCCCGGAGTTCATAGCCCGCTACTTTGCCGATGGGGTGAGTCAGACGGCGCTCAGGCGCGCCCCGGCAATCGTTTTTGGGCCTGATGACCAGCTCCAGCACCGGTTTCTGAGTGGGTTGGACTATGGCGGTGAGTTTCGCTACCACCTGTGCCCATCGTCCGAGGGGTTTGTCCGTTTGCTCAGTGCCGGTATGGGCTGGGGTATGGTGCCGGCACTGCAAATCCCGGTGGAACTGGCCAGCGGCGCTCTACGCGAGTTGGTGCCGGGGGCGGTGGTGGATGTGCCGTTGTATTGGCACTACTGGCGTCATGGTGGTCGGCTGCTGGATACCCTGACTGCAGAACTGGCTCAGCGCGCCAGCGCACTGTTGGCGGCGGGCCAGGGCTGA
- a CDS encoding LysE/ArgO family amino acid transporter, whose translation MPVLHSYFNGLLVAAGLIMAIGAQNAFVLAQGLRREHHLSAALVCMSCDIVLILAGTLGLAVLLQQSPLAMEITRWGGVGFLCCYAFLAMRRAFSSQALGADQQPPRSRKAVLLATLAVTLLNPHVYLDTVVLIGSIGAQQSWPLLFALGAASASIIWFFSLALGAARLAPWLRRPSTWRWIDLGVAAMMLSVAWSLAAPALKQL comes from the coding sequence ATGCCCGTACTACACAGCTATTTCAACGGCCTGCTGGTCGCCGCCGGACTGATCATGGCGATCGGTGCCCAGAACGCCTTCGTTCTCGCTCAGGGGCTGCGCCGCGAACACCATTTGAGCGCCGCGCTGGTATGCATGAGCTGCGATATCGTGCTGATTCTTGCCGGCACGCTGGGCCTGGCGGTACTGCTTCAACAATCGCCGCTGGCCATGGAAATCACTCGCTGGGGTGGGGTCGGGTTTCTTTGCTGCTATGCCTTTCTGGCCATGCGCCGGGCGTTTTCCAGTCAGGCACTGGGGGCCGATCAACAGCCGCCACGCAGCCGCAAGGCAGTACTGTTGGCGACCCTGGCAGTGACCTTGCTCAACCCGCATGTCTATCTGGATACCGTAGTACTGATCGGCTCGATCGGTGCCCAGCAAAGCTGGCCACTGCTGTTCGCTCTGGGCGCGGCCAGCGCCTCGATCATCTGGTTCTTCAGTCTGGCGCTGGGCGCCGCCCGGTTGGCTCCGTGGCTACGACGCCCATCGACCTGGCGCTGGATCGATCTGGGCGTGGCCGCCATGATGCTGAGTGTCGCCTGGAGCCTCGCCGCCCCGGCCCTGAAACAGCTCTGA
- the sodB gene encoding superoxide dismutase [Fe]: MAFELPALPYEKNALEPHISAETIEYHYGKHHNTYVVNLNNMVPGTEFEGKTLEEIVKSSSGGVFNNAAQVWNHTFYWNCLSPNGGGQPTGALADAINQAFGSFDKFKEEFTKTAIGTFGSGWAWLVKKSDGSLALASTIGAGCPLTSGDTPLLTCDVWEHAYYIDYRNLRPKYVEAFWNLVNWDFVAKNLAA; the protein is encoded by the coding sequence ATGGCTTTTGAATTGCCTGCACTTCCTTACGAAAAGAACGCTCTGGAACCGCACATCTCCGCTGAAACCATCGAGTACCATTACGGCAAGCACCACAACACCTACGTGGTCAACCTGAACAACATGGTTCCCGGCACTGAGTTCGAAGGCAAGACCCTGGAAGAGATCGTCAAGAGCTCCAGTGGTGGTGTATTCAACAACGCCGCCCAGGTCTGGAACCACACCTTCTACTGGAACTGCCTGAGCCCGAACGGCGGTGGCCAGCCGACTGGCGCCCTGGCTGACGCCATCAACCAGGCTTTCGGCTCCTTCGACAAGTTCAAGGAAGAGTTCACCAAGACTGCCATCGGCACCTTCGGCTCCGGCTGGGCCTGGCTGGTCAAGAAATCTGACGGTTCCCTGGCCCTGGCCAGCACCATTGGCGCCGGCTGCCCGCTGACCTCCGGTGACACCCCGCTGCTGACCTGCGACGTCTGGGAACACGCCTACTACATCGACTACCGCAACCTGCGTCCGAAGTACGTCGAAGCCTTCTGGAACCTGGTTAACTGGGATTTTGTGGCCAAGAACCTCGCCGCCTGA
- a CDS encoding putative bifunctional diguanylate cyclase/phosphodiesterase, protein MKLERRHSLSIKLLRLVLMWALLVGLILSFAQILYDLRKERSLIDSTATQILAMARDPATQAVYSLDREMALQVVEGLFEHQAVRFASIGHPDESPLAIRERPLIDTRSRGLSDWLFGVDQDYTIKLFGRAPYNEYYGDLRITLDTAPYGQEFLQRSLIIMVSGTLRAMAMAFMLYLLYHILLTKPLSRIIEHIAEINPDQPGKNLIPMLPGHERNELGIWINKANQLLDSIERNSSRRREAEASLLHMSQHDHLTGLPNRSMLQEQLNRILADAGRRQRGVAVLCCGLDDFKEVNEQFSYQSGDSLLVAVADRLRANSAQLGCLARLGGDQFALVQTGVSEPYEAAELAQTILDDLVRPFELGAHTVSLRATIGITLFPDDGDNAEKLLQKAEQTMMLAKARSRNRYQFYIASLDSEMRIRRELEKDLRGALQRNEFHLLYQPQVCFDTHQVIGVEALLRWQHPERGLVPPDLFIPLAEQNGSIIEIGDWVLDQSCRQLRQWHDSGFPQLRMAVNLSTVQLHHGELSKVVTNLMQRYQLPAQSLELEVTETGLMEDISAAAGHLNSLKKAGVLIAIDDFGTGYSSLSYLRGLPLDKIKIDKSFVQDVLVDVDDATIVRAIIHLARSLNMQVIAEGVETREQEAYIIAQGCNEGQGYLYSRPLPASSLIDWLRSYQSEMARQTATQAN, encoded by the coding sequence TTGAAACTGGAGCGTCGGCACAGCCTTTCCATCAAACTGCTGCGTCTGGTCCTGATGTGGGCACTGCTGGTAGGTTTGATTCTCAGCTTTGCGCAGATCCTCTATGACCTGCGCAAGGAACGCAGTCTGATCGACAGCACAGCGACTCAGATCCTGGCCATGGCTCGTGATCCAGCTACTCAGGCGGTCTACAGTCTTGATCGGGAGATGGCCTTACAAGTGGTTGAGGGCCTGTTCGAGCATCAGGCCGTGCGCTTTGCCTCCATCGGCCACCCCGACGAATCGCCGCTGGCCATAAGAGAACGCCCCCTGATCGATACCCGCTCACGCGGGCTGAGCGACTGGCTGTTCGGGGTAGACCAGGACTACACCATCAAGCTCTTTGGGCGCGCGCCCTACAATGAATACTATGGCGATCTGCGCATCACCCTGGATACTGCGCCCTACGGCCAGGAGTTCCTCCAGCGTTCACTGATCATCATGGTCTCCGGCACCCTGCGAGCCATGGCCATGGCCTTCATGCTGTATCTGCTCTATCACATCCTGCTGACCAAGCCGTTATCGCGGATTATTGAGCACATTGCCGAGATCAACCCAGATCAGCCAGGCAAGAATCTGATCCCGATGCTGCCGGGGCACGAGCGCAACGAACTGGGCATCTGGATCAACAAGGCCAATCAACTGCTCGATTCGATTGAGCGCAACAGCAGCCGGCGCCGCGAAGCCGAGGCAAGCCTGCTGCACATGTCCCAACATGACCATCTGACCGGCCTACCCAATCGCAGCATGTTGCAGGAACAGCTCAATCGCATTCTCGCCGATGCAGGCCGCCGTCAGCGCGGCGTAGCAGTGCTGTGCTGCGGCCTGGATGACTTTAAGGAAGTCAACGAACAGTTCAGCTATCAAAGCGGCGACAGTCTGCTGGTGGCGGTGGCTGACCGCTTGCGCGCCAACAGTGCCCAGTTGGGCTGCCTGGCACGCCTGGGCGGCGACCAGTTCGCTCTGGTTCAGACCGGCGTCAGCGAACCCTACGAAGCGGCCGAACTGGCCCAGACCATCCTTGACGATCTGGTCCGTCCGTTCGAACTCGGCGCCCATACCGTAAGCTTACGCGCCACCATCGGTATCACCCTGTTCCCTGACGATGGCGACAACGCCGAAAAGCTGCTGCAAAAAGCCGAACAGACGATGATGCTGGCCAAGGCCCGCTCGCGTAACCGCTACCAGTTCTACATTGCCAGCCTGGACAGCGAAATGCGTATTCGCCGCGAGCTGGAAAAGGATCTGCGTGGCGCGCTGCAACGCAACGAATTTCACCTGCTCTACCAACCCCAGGTGTGTTTCGATACACACCAGGTAATCGGTGTCGAGGCCCTGCTGCGCTGGCAGCATCCCGAGCGTGGCCTAGTACCGCCGGACCTGTTCATCCCACTGGCCGAACAGAACGGCTCAATCATCGAAATTGGCGACTGGGTCCTCGACCAAAGCTGCCGGCAACTGCGTCAGTGGCACGATAGCGGCTTTCCACAACTGCGGATGGCGGTCAACCTGTCGACCGTGCAACTGCACCATGGCGAACTGTCCAAGGTCGTCACCAACCTGATGCAACGCTACCAGCTCCCGGCCCAGAGTCTGGAGCTGGAAGTCACCGAGACCGGTCTGATGGAAGACATCAGCGCCGCCGCAGGACATTTGAACAGCCTGAAAAAGGCCGGGGTGCTGATCGCCATCGACGATTTCGGTACCGGCTACTCGTCACTCAGCTACCTACGCGGCCTGCCGCTGGACAAGATTAAGATCGACAAGAGCTTCGTTCAGGATGTGCTGGTTGATGTCGATGACGCCACAATCGTTCGCGCCATCATTCACCTGGCTCGCAGCCTCAACATGCAGGTAATTGCCGAAGGCGTGGAAACCAGAGAGCAGGAAGCCTACATCATCGCCCAGGGCTGCAATGAAGGTCAGGGCTATCTCTACAGCCGCCCCCTACCGGCCAGCAGCCTGATCGACTGGCTGCGCAGCTATCAGAGCGAGATGGCCAGACAGACCGCGACCCAGGCCAACTGA
- a CDS encoding GIDE domain-containing protein — translation MIDVHGVMLLSYPHYAMAVGLAGLFTLITLYNWLTRLRRARWIEDTPTSRIRSAAQGLVELQGQVDAGGYAPLLSPLSEISCLWYRFQVEEYRRSGKNSNWRTVERGVSERPFLLRDATGSCWINPLGAEVHPRQRKRWEGSQRWPAGRSVRTGIMSSLLGRRYRYTEEWLQEGETLYALGWFQSRGGGREAIDEQAIARQIISQWKADYPDLLSRFDRNGDGRLDEREWEQVRQAAGEEARRQARVAGQAPVVHALGKPPHRGLPFLLSDHHEEHLSRRMRRASLLSLGGFLLCATASGWLLLALVQAG, via the coding sequence ATGATTGATGTGCACGGCGTCATGCTGTTGTCGTACCCGCATTACGCCATGGCTGTTGGGTTGGCCGGGCTATTCACCCTGATCACGCTGTACAACTGGCTGACCCGGCTGCGCCGGGCGCGCTGGATTGAAGATACCCCGACCTCGCGGATTCGCTCGGCGGCTCAAGGGCTGGTCGAGTTACAGGGTCAGGTCGATGCTGGCGGGTATGCCCCGCTGTTGTCGCCACTCAGCGAAATCTCATGCCTGTGGTATCGGTTTCAGGTCGAGGAATACCGTCGTTCGGGCAAGAACAGCAACTGGCGCACCGTTGAGCGGGGTGTCTCGGAACGGCCGTTTCTGTTGCGCGATGCGACCGGCAGTTGCTGGATCAATCCGTTGGGGGCCGAAGTGCATCCGCGTCAGCGTAAACGCTGGGAAGGCAGCCAGCGTTGGCCGGCTGGGCGCTCGGTGCGTACCGGCATCATGAGCAGCCTGCTTGGGCGGCGTTATCGCTATACCGAGGAATGGTTGCAGGAGGGCGAAACCCTGTACGCTCTGGGCTGGTTCCAAAGCCGTGGCGGTGGGCGTGAGGCGATCGATGAGCAGGCCATTGCCCGTCAGATCATCAGCCAGTGGAAAGCCGACTACCCGGATCTGCTCAGTCGGTTCGACCGTAATGGTGATGGAAGGCTGGATGAGCGTGAATGGGAGCAGGTGCGTCAGGCTGCCGGTGAGGAGGCGCGACGTCAGGCTCGGGTGGCGGGGCAGGCGCCGGTGGTGCATGCGCTGGGCAAGCCACCTCATCGGGGGCTGCCGTTTCTGTTGTCGGATCACCATGAAGAGCATTTGAGCCGGCGCATGCGCCGGGCATCGCTGTTGAGTCTTGGTGGATTTCTGCTTTGCGCTACGGCCAGTGGCTGGCTGTTGCTGGCGCTGGTCCAGGCTGGCTAA
- a CDS encoding LemA family protein, producing the protein MDLTNPVTWAIIAVLVVAGLYAIVLYNQLVSIKHAVSQAWANIDVLLRQRHEELPKLVEACRRYMQHEQETLERVVAARGAVAQARERSDVKGLGQAETVLRAGLGQLFALAENYPELKANESFRHLQERITGLENGIADRRELYNAAVNINNVRIEQFPDVLIARMFSFPSADLLQFSEAEKADVDIRALFS; encoded by the coding sequence ATGGATCTGACCAATCCCGTTACCTGGGCGATCATCGCCGTGCTGGTAGTTGCCGGGCTGTATGCCATCGTGTTGTACAACCAGTTGGTGAGCATCAAGCATGCGGTCAGCCAGGCCTGGGCCAATATCGATGTACTGCTGCGTCAGCGTCATGAGGAGTTGCCGAAACTGGTGGAGGCCTGCCGGCGCTACATGCAGCATGAACAGGAAACGCTGGAACGGGTGGTCGCTGCCCGTGGTGCCGTGGCTCAGGCCCGTGAGCGTTCCGACGTCAAGGGACTTGGGCAGGCTGAAACCGTACTGCGAGCCGGTTTGGGTCAGTTGTTCGCCTTGGCTGAGAATTATCCTGAACTCAAGGCCAATGAGTCGTTTCGTCATCTGCAGGAGCGGATCACCGGTCTGGAGAATGGTATTGCCGATCGGCGTGAGCTGTATAACGCGGCGGTGAACATCAACAACGTGCGGATTGAACAGTTCCCCGATGTTTTGATTGCACGGATGTTCAGTTTTCCATCGGCTGATCTGCTGCAATTTTCTGAGGCTGAAAAGGCCGATGTGGATATCCGGGCTCTGTTTTCATGA